A single genomic interval of Sulfurovum sp. TSL6 harbors:
- a CDS encoding 3'-5' exonuclease has translation MQKVFEELTTAFRKNEGVLHEEQYRHIVTKHTTLLEDPETIFILLQASGYPITQSNEEHYRLETCFTSHKEQRYCVIDIETNGSKPGTSQVIEIGAVMLQNGEVIDRFETFVECAFLPEYITKITGIEPTDLIGAPTRKEALTALRHFMGDAVFVAHNANFDYSFLNASFDRFGLGHIGNPKLCTIDLARRTFESERYGLAYLIDFLEIETATHHRAFSDAVCAAKVMEKSLETLPEYVKSADELLRFSVSSKKERRVKKEKKSE, from the coding sequence ATGCAAAAAGTCTTTGAAGAACTCACCACAGCATTTCGCAAAAATGAGGGAGTGCTGCATGAAGAACAATACAGACATATCGTTACAAAGCATACCACACTATTGGAAGATCCTGAAACGATCTTCATTCTTCTTCAAGCTTCAGGCTATCCTATCACCCAATCAAATGAAGAACACTATAGACTTGAGACATGTTTTACTTCACATAAAGAACAGCGTTATTGTGTCATAGACATAGAAACTAACGGATCTAAGCCCGGTACTTCTCAAGTCATAGAGATCGGTGCAGTGATGTTGCAAAATGGGGAAGTGATAGACCGTTTTGAAACCTTTGTCGAATGTGCTTTTTTACCAGAATATATTACCAAGATCACAGGCATAGAACCTACGGACCTTATAGGTGCACCCACAAGAAAAGAGGCGTTAACAGCCTTACGCCATTTTATGGGTGATGCTGTGTTTGTCGCACATAATGCAAATTTTGATTATAGTTTTTTGAATGCCTCTTTTGACAGGTTTGGCTTGGGACATATAGGTAACCCTAAACTCTGTACGATCGATCTTGCTAGACGTACCTTTGAGAGCGAACGTTATGGGCTTGCCTATCTTATAGATTTTTTAGAGATAGAAACGGCTACGCATCATCGTGCTTTCAGTGATGCTGTATGTGCTGCGAAGGTAATGGAAAAAAGTTTAGAAACACTGCCAGAGTATGTAAAGAGTGCAGATGAGTTATTACGTTTTTCCGTCTCCAGTAAGAAAGAGAGAAGGGTGAAAAAAGAAAAAAAGAGTGAATAA
- a CDS encoding phosphoribosylanthranilate isomerase, translating to MRVKICGITNLKDALHAVECGADALGFVFYNKSPRYITPAAAKRIIDQLPPFVERVGLFVNEGVETIDTVCRYSDISRAQIHFDVDEESLAAIGLQTLPVVRAKGPEDLTKFKDRYRLVDAYSEAYGGTGKRLNLEWFNGVDCSKIVLAGGLTPENLAQVKQLGFYGVDVSSGVESIKGKKDPKKVQQFIANAKSL from the coding sequence ATGCGTGTAAAGATTTGTGGAATTACCAATTTAAAAGATGCTTTACATGCTGTAGAGTGTGGAGCTGATGCATTGGGTTTTGTTTTTTATAATAAATCACCACGCTACATTACACCTGCAGCAGCGAAAAGAATCATTGATCAACTCCCCCCGTTTGTGGAAAGAGTAGGGCTTTTTGTCAATGAAGGTGTGGAGACGATAGATACAGTGTGTAGATACTCTGATATTTCACGCGCACAGATCCATTTTGATGTGGATGAAGAGTCTTTGGCTGCCATCGGCTTACAAACACTGCCTGTAGTACGTGCAAAAGGCCCGGAAGATTTAACAAAATTTAAAGACAGGTATCGTTTGGTAGATGCATACAGTGAAGCGTATGGCGGTACGGGAAAACGTCTGAACCTTGAATGGTTCAATGGTGTAGACTGTTCTAAGATCGTTTTGGCAGGGGGCTTGACTCCTGAAAATCTGGCCCAAGTCAAACAACTTGGTTTTTATGGTGTGGATGTAAGTTCCGGCGTAGAATCCATTAAAGGGAAAAAAGATCCTAAAAAAGTGCAGCAATTTATAGCCAATGCAAAAAGTCTTTGA
- the rpe gene encoding ribulose-phosphate 3-epimerase produces MLVAPSILSADFGHLAHDVAAICEGGCDLVHVDVMDGHYVPNLTIGPVVVEAVAQVATKPLDIHLMVENNTFFVDLFAPLKPEFISFHIEEEKHPHRLIQKIRGLGIRPAITLNPHTPIEAIEFLIEEVDMVLLMSVNPGYGGQKFISSVLEKAQRLKALIEKRNPKCLIEVDGGVNDENVKELEAAGVDVVVAGSFVYKHPDGIEKAISALK; encoded by the coding sequence ATGTTAGTAGCCCCAAGTATACTTTCAGCTGATTTTGGACATTTGGCTCATGATGTTGCAGCCATTTGTGAAGGTGGTTGTGATCTTGTACATGTAGATGTGATGGATGGGCATTATGTACCAAACCTTACCATAGGACCTGTTGTTGTGGAAGCAGTAGCTCAAGTGGCAACCAAACCTTTGGATATACACCTTATGGTAGAGAACAACACATTTTTTGTTGACCTTTTTGCCCCTTTGAAACCAGAATTTATATCATTTCATATCGAAGAAGAGAAACATCCTCATCGACTCATACAAAAAATACGTGGATTGGGTATACGTCCTGCAATCACACTGAATCCACATACACCGATTGAAGCGATAGAATTTTTAATTGAAGAGGTCGATATGGTCCTTCTTATGAGTGTGAATCCAGGTTATGGCGGACAAAAATTCATTTCTTCGGTTTTAGAGAAAGCACAGCGTTTAAAAGCACTGATAGAGAAGCGAAATCCAAAATGTCTGATAGAAGTAGATGGTGGAGTGAATGATGAAAATGTCAAAGAGCTGGAGGCAGCAGGTGTTGATGTTGTTGTGGCTGGCTCGTTCGTCTATAAGCATCCAGATGGCATAGAAAAAGCAATTTCTGCATTAAAGTAA
- the rpmB gene encoding 50S ribosomal protein L28, with the protein MARRCDITGKGPLTGNNVSHANNKTKRRQLPNLRSVKITLEDGTSKRVKVAASTLRTMKKRAAQAATAE; encoded by the coding sequence ATGGCAAGAAGATGTGACATTACGGGTAAAGGCCCATTAACAGGAAACAACGTTTCTCACGCAAACAACAAAACAAAAAGAAGACAACTTCCAAACTTAAGATCTGTGAAGATCACACTTGAAGATGGAACAAGTAAAAGAGTTAAAGTTGCTGCTTCTACACTTAGAACCATGAAAAAACGTGCTGCTCAAGCTGCAACAGCTGAGTAA
- a CDS encoding TrkA family potassium uptake protein yields MKAIQNLKKFLGWRSAPKPHITLNDEYYGHLAPFRLPLILTVIVMLIGTMGYMVIDGFPLMDAIYQTGITFTTVGFGEIQPISDTGRIFTITLIIFGFVVFSIAVGIIAEVVKKGEFQKTAKERKMLYEIARLKHHFVVCYHNEFTIQVTKQLRANHIPFVVVDPREDMEEIAKKYHYPYFVTAEPHTEEGILKSHLSSAKGVITLADNVADNIATIASARLYESEIHRGKKFLIIANAKSNEDDQKLLKLGADKVVTATKLMAQRINAMAARPDMENLLQEFLYKKDTPLDMEEAKIFKTSWLALKKIKTARFRDVANVTVIGIRHKDGKFIPMPKGDTIIMPQSKLLLIGTGEGIAKAKKIMRKKEKPEELKYV; encoded by the coding sequence TTGAAAGCCATACAAAACCTTAAAAAGTTTCTCGGTTGGAGAAGCGCACCCAAACCTCATATTACACTAAATGACGAGTATTATGGTCATTTAGCCCCTTTTAGACTACCCCTTATACTTACTGTCATTGTTATGCTTATCGGCACAATGGGATATATGGTCATTGACGGTTTCCCGCTTATGGATGCCATTTACCAAACAGGTATAACATTTACGACCGTAGGTTTCGGAGAGATACAACCTATTTCTGATACAGGACGTATTTTCACTATCACCCTTATTATCTTTGGCTTTGTTGTCTTTTCTATCGCCGTGGGTATTATTGCAGAAGTCGTCAAAAAAGGTGAATTTCAAAAAACAGCTAAGGAGCGTAAAATGCTTTACGAAATTGCTAGACTTAAACACCATTTTGTTGTCTGTTATCATAATGAATTTACGATACAGGTGACCAAACAACTTCGTGCCAACCACATCCCTTTTGTGGTTGTGGACCCTAGAGAAGATATGGAAGAGATAGCAAAAAAATACCATTACCCTTACTTTGTAACAGCAGAACCCCATACAGAAGAAGGTATCTTAAAGTCGCATCTCTCTTCAGCAAAAGGTGTCATTACCCTCGCAGATAACGTAGCAGACAATATTGCAACTATCGCATCTGCCAGACTCTATGAATCAGAGATACACCGTGGGAAAAAATTCCTTATCATTGCCAATGCCAAAAGCAATGAAGATGATCAAAAACTGCTTAAACTTGGGGCTGACAAGGTAGTCACGGCAACAAAACTTATGGCACAACGTATCAATGCTATGGCGGCACGTCCAGACATGGAAAACCTTCTCCAAGAGTTTCTTTATAAAAAAGATACCCCGCTTGATATGGAAGAGGCAAAGATCTTTAAAACATCATGGCTTGCACTCAAAAAGATAAAAACTGCACGTTTTAGAGACGTCGCAAATGTGACTGTTATCGGTATACGTCACAAAGATGGTAAATTTATTCCTATGCCTAAAGGTGATACGATCATCATGCCGCAGTCTAAGCTTTTACTTATCGGTACCGGTGAAGGTATCGCTAAAGCTAAAAAGATCATGCGTAAAAAAGAAAAACCTGAGGAACTTAAATATGTTTAA
- the argJ gene encoding bifunctional glutamate N-acetyltransferase/amino-acid acetyltransferase ArgJ, whose amino-acid sequence MFKLIPLENGLNNVQGFFCGATNVGMRTNPANSGNSDIDGDVAFIRSEQPCDISAVFTSNTFQAAPIKHFQKYPKDFQTDFVLINAKNANAMTGEKGIEDIESILSTLTTKQNVLNPVMSSTGVIGYRLPVDKITSAFDALDFNASNSHQAARAIMTTDSFKKELAYKVELEDGNTFNIAAICKGAGMINPAMATMLCFVITDANIPKSDMDALLTEATESSFNRISVDGDTSTNDTVMLLANKQSAKYDKEAFAGALNKIMFELAMLILKDGEGANKLVAFEVKGAKSEEDAKKASMALSNSLLVKTALFGEDPNWGRIASTIGASGIACDDETLTIHYDDLLIYSSEFRELDKERENKAYKIMKQEHFKVTCDIGLGDANYTSYGCDLSYEYVKINAEYRT is encoded by the coding sequence ATGTTTAAACTTATTCCACTTGAAAATGGTCTGAACAATGTACAAGGCTTCTTCTGTGGTGCAACCAATGTGGGGATGAGAACAAACCCTGCCAACTCTGGTAACAGTGATATAGATGGTGATGTTGCGTTCATACGAAGTGAACAACCTTGTGACATTTCCGCTGTATTTACAAGCAATACATTTCAAGCTGCACCTATCAAACATTTTCAAAAATATCCTAAAGATTTTCAAACCGACTTTGTTCTCATCAATGCCAAAAATGCCAATGCCATGACAGGTGAAAAAGGCATAGAAGATATAGAATCCATACTATCTACACTCACCACCAAACAAAATGTACTGAACCCTGTGATGAGTTCTACGGGTGTCATAGGATACCGTTTGCCTGTAGATAAAATCACCTCTGCTTTTGATGCACTTGATTTCAATGCTTCAAATTCACATCAAGCAGCCCGTGCCATAATGACGACAGACAGCTTTAAAAAAGAGTTGGCGTATAAAGTAGAACTTGAAGACGGCAACACATTTAATATTGCAGCCATCTGTAAAGGTGCCGGCATGATAAACCCTGCTATGGCTACCATGCTCTGTTTTGTCATTACCGATGCCAACATCCCCAAGTCTGATATGGATGCACTGCTCACAGAAGCCACAGAAAGTTCATTTAACCGTATCTCTGTGGATGGTGACACCTCTACGAATGATACGGTCATGCTGCTTGCAAACAAACAAAGTGCAAAGTACGATAAAGAAGCCTTTGCTGGAGCCCTCAATAAGATCATGTTCGAACTGGCAATGCTTATACTCAAAGATGGGGAAGGTGCGAACAAACTGGTAGCCTTTGAAGTCAAGGGAGCCAAAAGTGAAGAAGATGCGAAGAAAGCAAGTATGGCTTTAAGTAACTCTCTTCTGGTAAAAACTGCGCTCTTTGGAGAAGATCCAAACTGGGGACGTATCGCTTCCACCATAGGTGCATCCGGTATAGCCTGTGATGATGAAACACTTACCATACATTATGATGACCTTCTTATCTACTCTAGTGAATTTAGAGAATTAGACAAAGAACGTGAAAACAAAGCATACAAGATCATGAAACAAGAGCATTTTAAAGTGACTTGTGACATTGGCTTAGGTGATGCAAATTATACTTCATATGGCTGTGACCTGAGTTACGAATATGTAAAAATAAATGCAGAATACCGAACGTAA
- a CDS encoding YdcH family protein: protein MLHEYRDEIHELKQSNAHFANIFDKHNALDKQVEDAEAGRTVLTDVELETLKKEKLLLKDEAYKMILDYKKA from the coding sequence ATGTTACACGAATACAGAGATGAAATACACGAACTTAAACAAAGCAATGCACACTTTGCAAATATCTTTGATAAGCACAATGCACTTGATAAACAAGTAGAAGATGCAGAAGCGGGTCGTACTGTTTTAACGGATGTAGAGCTTGAAACACTTAAGAAAGAAAAACTTCTTTTAAAAGACGAAGCTTATAAAATGATCTTAGACTATAAAAAAGCGTAA